A single genomic interval of Trichosurus vulpecula isolate mTriVul1 chromosome 6, mTriVul1.pri, whole genome shotgun sequence harbors:
- the CDKN1C gene encoding cyclin-dependent kinase inhibitor 1C, translated as MDFMGDRRAFPVEASAGVCRTLFGPVDHEELGRELVGKLAEISAEDERRWDYNFQNDRPLVGPGRLQWQEVDEHTVPAFYRETVQVGRSRFPLLVLRPTACPPLRPAPGCAPDDEGPGPEGTADAPVVAITDELPLDADIDLDSGFTILATARAGAPASNALITAFFVKRKRPRAFKPFHLDHDLPRGRSPDPVPSSPDGSDGSGSDSSVGRSGRDSPAGRTRRVRRTRRARPAAPPSDQRPCKRSR; from the exons ATGGACTTCATGGGCGACCGTCGGGCGTTCCCGGTGGAGGCCAGCGCAGGGGTGTGCCGCACCCTCTTCGGGCCCGTGGACCACGAGGAGCTGGGCCGTGAGCTGGTGGGCAAGCTCGCTGAGATCAGTGCGGAGGACGAGCGCCGCTGGGATTACAACTTTCAGAACGACAGGCCGCTCGTGGGCCCGGGCCGCCTGCAGTGGCAGGAGGTGGACGAACACACGGTGCCCGCCTTCTACCGCGAGACGGTGCAGGTGGGCCGCAGCCGCTTCCCGCTGCTGGTGCTGCGCCCCACGGCCTGCCCCCCGCTGCGCCCGGCGCCCGGCTGTGCCCCAGACGACGAGGGCCCGGGGCCCGAGGGTACCGCCGATGCCCCTGTGGTGGCCATCACCGATGAGCTGCCCCTGGACGCCGACATCGACTTGGACTCGGGCTTCACCATTCTGGCAACTGCCCGAGCCGGTGCCCCCGCCAGCAACGCCCTCATCACAG CATTCTTTGTGAAGCGGAAGAGACCCCGAGCCTTCAAACCCTTTCATCTGGACCACGATCTGCCCCGAGGGCGGAGCCCGGATCCGGTCCCTTCGAGCCCCGATGGCTCGGACGGCTCGGGCTCAGACAGCTCGGTGGGCAGGTCGGGCCGGGACAGTCCAGCCGGCCGCACTCGCCGTGTCCGCCGCACCCGGCGGGCCCGCCCGGCCGCCCCTCCCTCTGATCAGAGGCCCTGTAAGCGGAGTCGGTAA